One part of the Dyadobacter sp. 676 genome encodes these proteins:
- a CDS encoding ABC transporter permease gives MAWRNLVRNRVFSAINISGLAIGLASCMLISLYVIDELSFDRFHEKSGRIFRATFKGTMQGGVINESHAMPPTAAALKADYPEVLEATRLRQGGRPLVLLNGKIYNDEKLAFVDSNFFSVFTLPFIQGNSRNALLEPNTIVLSETTARKYFGKTDVLGRIVTFKDWKQTYRVTGVMKDIPSNSHFRFDLLGSMATLAEAKSTSWMTSEFFTYLVLPEGYDYKKLEAKLPATVDKYISPQLKQSMGVTMAEFRQQGNNLELRLQPLTDIHLHSDFQYDLDANGDITYVYIFGAVALMMLLIACINFMNLSTAGSSKRAREVGVRKVMGSEKSELVWQFLMESTLLTSLALVLAILLAAMALPLFNGLSGKNLSLRWDAVPGLIPSLIGFGLFVGIFAGSYPAFFLSSFKPIAVLKGGASVIKLSSGRSISLRSGLVVFQFIMSIVLIVGTTVVYRQLQFIRNKKLGYNKDQVVVIPSWALGKNTETFRQALMQDSRVERVSLSGYVPAGPSDNNNFTVNPDGQADRIVKTLRYEIDYDYIPTLGMEMARGRNFSKEYGTDSSGIIINETAVRHFGWTPGSALDRIITRNDNAGKKTTYRVIGVVKDFHFRSMHEQIGPLVMTLSNGWGWMMVKTRGAEVSGLLASMKRNWDSFHPDMRFSYTFLDERFNETYKAEQKTGQILGTFAGLTIFVACLGLFGLATFTAEQRTKEIGVRKVLGASVAGIIALLSRDFMKLVLIALMIATPAGWWLMDRWLQEFAYKIDLTWWIFALAGAVAVLVALITISYQSVRAALMNPVQSLRSE, from the coding sequence ATCGCCTGGCGCAACCTTGTCCGTAACCGGGTTTTTTCTGCCATCAATATCTCGGGACTGGCTATTGGCCTGGCTTCGTGTATGTTGATCAGCCTGTACGTGATCGACGAGCTCAGTTTCGACCGGTTCCATGAAAAATCCGGCCGCATCTTCCGTGCGACATTCAAGGGTACCATGCAGGGCGGCGTCATCAACGAGTCGCACGCCATGCCACCTACCGCCGCGGCGCTGAAAGCCGATTACCCCGAGGTGCTTGAAGCGACCCGGCTTCGGCAGGGAGGCCGGCCGCTTGTTCTGCTCAACGGCAAGATTTACAATGACGAAAAACTCGCGTTCGTAGACTCCAACTTCTTCTCGGTGTTCACGCTGCCGTTCATCCAGGGTAATTCCAGAAATGCCCTCCTTGAACCCAATACCATTGTCCTGTCGGAAACGACCGCCCGGAAATACTTTGGAAAAACCGACGTTCTGGGCAGGATCGTCACTTTTAAAGACTGGAAACAAACCTATCGCGTAACCGGCGTCATGAAGGATATTCCCTCTAATTCCCACTTCCGGTTCGATCTGCTGGGCTCCATGGCAACGCTCGCCGAGGCGAAATCGACCTCCTGGATGACCTCGGAGTTCTTTACCTACCTGGTACTGCCGGAAGGCTACGACTACAAAAAGCTGGAAGCAAAATTGCCCGCGACCGTCGACAAATACATCAGCCCGCAGCTGAAACAATCGATGGGCGTAACCATGGCCGAATTCCGCCAGCAAGGCAACAATCTCGAACTCCGCCTGCAACCCCTGACCGATATTCACCTGCATTCGGATTTCCAATACGACCTCGACGCGAACGGCGACATTACCTATGTCTACATTTTCGGCGCGGTGGCCCTGATGATGCTTCTTATCGCCTGCATCAATTTCATGAACCTCTCCACCGCCGGCTCCTCCAAGCGGGCACGCGAAGTAGGCGTGCGCAAGGTAATGGGTTCCGAAAAGTCGGAGCTTGTGTGGCAATTTCTGATGGAATCCACTTTGCTGACGTCGCTCGCGCTGGTCCTGGCTATTCTGCTCGCCGCCATGGCCTTGCCGCTGTTCAACGGGTTGTCGGGTAAAAACCTGTCGCTGCGATGGGATGCCGTTCCCGGGCTTATCCCCTCTCTTATCGGCTTCGGATTGTTTGTAGGCATATTTGCGGGTAGCTACCCTGCCTTTTTCCTGTCGTCGTTCAAACCGATCGCGGTATTAAAAGGAGGCGCGTCGGTGATCAAACTTTCGTCGGGCCGAAGCATCAGCCTGCGAAGCGGTCTCGTTGTATTTCAATTCATTATGTCCATTGTCCTGATCGTCGGCACCACGGTGGTTTACCGGCAGTTGCAGTTTATCCGCAACAAAAAGCTCGGCTATAACAAAGACCAGGTGGTTGTGATACCTTCTTGGGCATTAGGCAAAAATACCGAAACGTTCCGCCAGGCCCTGATGCAGGATTCCCGGGTCGAGCGGGTAAGTCTGTCGGGTTATGTGCCCGCGGGACCCTCGGACAACAACAATTTCACCGTAAACCCGGACGGCCAAGCAGACCGGATCGTGAAAACGCTCCGTTATGAGATCGATTACGACTATATCCCCACATTGGGCATGGAAATGGCCCGCGGGCGTAACTTTTCAAAGGAATACGGAACCGATTCATCCGGCATTATCATCAACGAAACCGCGGTCAGACATTTTGGCTGGACGCCCGGCAGTGCATTGGACAGGATCATCACCCGCAACGATAACGCGGGAAAAAAGACGACATACCGGGTGATCGGTGTAGTTAAAGATTTCCATTTCAGGTCGATGCACGAGCAGATCGGCCCGCTCGTGATGACGCTGAGCAACGGCTGGGGCTGGATGATGGTAAAAACGCGCGGCGCCGAAGTTTCCGGACTGCTCGCTTCGATGAAGCGAAACTGGGATAGCTTTCATCCGGATATGCGGTTCAGCTATACGTTTCTCGACGAACGCTTCAACGAAACTTACAAAGCCGAGCAAAAGACCGGACAAATCCTGGGCACATTTGCGGGGCTGACCATTTTCGTAGCGTGCCTGGGGCTTTTCGGGCTCGCCACCTTTACCGCCGAGCAGCGGACCAAGGAAATCGGGGTGCGGAAGGTTCTCGGGGCATCGGTAGCCGGTATCATCGCATTGCTTTCGCGGGATTTTATGAAACTGGTGCTGATCGCATTGATGATTGCTACGCCCGCCGGATGGTGGCTGATGGACCGCTGGTTGCAGGAATTTGCCTATAA
- a CDS encoding Crp/Fnr family transcriptional regulator, with translation MTDLEHYLQTYFDFDQADLVRVASFFRPEIVKKGDYYLKTGKLCNKLSFIKSGLLRIYVDLEDREVTQWICTKGYFVTDLASLVFEKPARWNIQALADTAIYTIAKHDYDRLGEYIPRWPVTEKLFIAHCFTTLEDRVFSFLSMTAEQRYNLLFESHRDIFAQVPLQYIASMLGMTPETISRIRRKQLS, from the coding sequence ATGACAGACCTTGAACATTACCTGCAAACCTATTTCGATTTCGATCAGGCGGACCTGGTCAGGGTCGCCTCCTTTTTCAGGCCCGAAATTGTGAAAAAGGGCGATTACTATCTCAAAACCGGTAAACTTTGTAACAAGCTGAGTTTCATCAAATCGGGTTTGCTGCGGATTTACGTGGATTTGGAAGACAGGGAGGTAACGCAATGGATATGCACAAAAGGCTATTTTGTGACCGATCTCGCGAGCCTGGTTTTCGAGAAGCCTGCCCGCTGGAATATCCAGGCGCTTGCCGATACGGCCATTTATACCATTGCCAAGCACGATTACGACCGCCTGGGCGAATACATTCCCAGGTGGCCCGTCACCGAAAAGCTCTTCATTGCGCACTGTTTCACGACGCTCGAAGACCGCGTATTTTCCTTTCTTTCCATGACGGCCGAGCAGCGCTACAACCTGCTTTTCGAAAGCCATCGCGACATTTTTGCACAAGTACCCCTGCAATACATCGCCTCCATGCTGGGAATGACGCCCGAGACGATCAGCCGCATCCGCCGGAAGCAGCTCAGTTGA
- a CDS encoding metal-dependent hydrolase yields MFLGHYGLAFGAKKAAPKVSLLTLFVAVEFVDILWPVLLLLDIEKVKIHPGFTQVTHFEFLHYPYTHSLVMGVVWGLICGGVYWLFQKDLRSAVVVGLAVLSHWFLDLVVHIPDLPLTPFGDEKVGLGLWNSLPLTILTESVIFIAGVWVYIQNTRAINGKGKWGLFSLIVFFVIAEIFNMFGPPPEDSIPALLGSFVVLQVIVLGLAYLTDQNRTWK; encoded by the coding sequence ATGTTTCTAGGTCATTACGGTTTAGCATTCGGGGCGAAGAAGGCCGCTCCCAAAGTTTCGCTCCTGACGCTCTTTGTCGCTGTCGAATTTGTAGATATTCTCTGGCCGGTCCTGCTTTTGCTAGATATAGAAAAAGTGAAGATTCATCCCGGCTTTACGCAGGTTACGCATTTCGAATTCCTGCATTACCCCTACACGCACAGCCTTGTGATGGGCGTCGTGTGGGGGCTTATTTGTGGCGGTGTTTATTGGTTATTCCAAAAAGACCTGCGTAGCGCGGTCGTTGTGGGCCTGGCAGTGCTGAGCCACTGGTTCCTCGACCTCGTCGTTCATATTCCGGACCTTCCGCTGACGCCATTCGGCGACGAAAAAGTTGGATTGGGCTTGTGGAACTCGTTGCCGCTGACCATTTTAACGGAAAGCGTAATCTTCATTGCAGGTGTCTGGGTTTACATCCAAAACACCCGCGCCATTAATGGCAAGGGCAAATGGGGCCTGTTCTCGCTGATCGTTTTCTTCGTTATCGCCGAGATTTTCAACATGTTCGGACCGCCACCGGAGGATTCGATCCCCGCTTTGCTTGGTTCGTTCGTGGTGTTGCAGGTAATTGTGCTGGGGCTGGCTTATCTAACTGATCAGAACAGGACATGGAAATGA
- a CDS encoding methyltransferase domain-containing protein, which yields MKSFSPLLTEHIENGTLACPLCLSTLKIVDESIYCTNASCSHSTSEIPLIQKKIPILVNFEETILSKESLLATGGESLIPRSGNKYDAIKKIFWGGDGKTRRNLAKFLESVPKYPGKKSTVLIIGGGAIGNGAGGMYDAKDINVLSFDIYASSNTDFIADGHSLPITDNSIDGIWIQAVLEHVMYPQRVVAEIHRVLKPGGVVYAETPFQQHVHEGPYDFTRFTESGHRLLFKDFKLLDSGFLTGIGTVLLWNVRYAAWGLTRSKKAAIVIAMAFGWIRLFDHLVPDSFNVDTASGVYFLGRKDPGHKFSDKDIIAHYKGFQRK from the coding sequence ATGAAATCCTTCAGTCCACTGCTTACCGAGCATATCGAAAACGGCACACTAGCTTGTCCTTTATGTTTGTCTACATTAAAAATCGTTGATGAAAGCATTTATTGCACCAATGCATCCTGCTCGCATTCGACCAGCGAAATTCCACTGATACAGAAGAAGATACCGATACTCGTCAATTTCGAAGAAACCATTCTGAGCAAAGAATCGCTGCTTGCCACAGGCGGCGAAAGCCTTATTCCCCGGAGCGGCAACAAGTACGACGCCATTAAAAAGATATTCTGGGGAGGCGACGGCAAGACAAGGAGGAACCTGGCAAAATTCCTCGAAAGCGTTCCCAAATATCCGGGCAAAAAATCGACCGTGCTGATTATCGGCGGAGGCGCAATCGGGAACGGCGCCGGGGGAATGTATGATGCAAAGGACATTAATGTGCTTTCGTTTGACATTTACGCCTCATCCAACACCGATTTTATCGCCGACGGTCACTCCCTGCCTATTACTGACAACAGCATCGACGGCATCTGGATTCAGGCGGTACTCGAACACGTCATGTACCCGCAACGGGTGGTCGCGGAAATCCACCGGGTACTCAAACCCGGCGGTGTAGTGTATGCGGAAACGCCTTTTCAACAGCACGTGCACGAAGGCCCGTACGACTTTACCCGTTTCACCGAGAGCGGACACCGCCTGCTTTTCAAGGATTTCAAATTGCTCGATTCGGGATTCCTGACGGGCATCGGTACGGTGCTGCTCTGGAACGTGCGGTACGCGGCCTGGGGCCTTACCCGAAGTAAAAAAGCCGCGATCGTCATCGCGATGGCCTTCGGGTGGATCAGGCTTTTCGATCACCTCGTGCCGGATTCGTTTAATGTAGATACGGCGAGCGGCGTATATTTTCTCGGGCGGAAAGATCCCGGCCACAAGTTCAGCGACAAGGATATTATTGCGCATTATAAAGGGTTTCAGCGGAAATAG
- a CDS encoding helix-turn-helix transcriptional regulator has translation MEKPETLEEFYQYKFNWLPDNLQQDIGHFNVFSMGENYVTNPVQARYSRRDFYKIVLIRGKNVYHYADKSLELDGTSLMFFNPLVPYTWEAACDTITGYFCIFKEGFFSEKLRGNVADLPMFAIGGKPSYLLNDAQDAYVSRIFDKMLEEIASDYPYKYDLLRSYVTELVHYALKMEPSEALYQHPNANSRITAVFTELLERQFPIESPSQRFTLRSANDFAQQLSVHVNHLNRAIRETTGKTTTRHIAERITSEAKALLRHTNWNISEISYCLGFEEPSHFNNFFKKQTSQTPTSFRIV, from the coding sequence ATGGAAAAGCCGGAAACACTGGAAGAATTTTACCAATACAAGTTCAATTGGCTACCCGATAACCTGCAACAGGATATCGGGCATTTCAATGTGTTCTCGATGGGGGAGAACTACGTCACCAATCCCGTACAAGCCCGGTACAGTCGCCGCGATTTTTACAAGATCGTGCTGATCCGTGGTAAAAACGTGTACCATTATGCCGATAAAAGCCTCGAACTGGACGGTACTTCCCTGATGTTCTTCAACCCGCTCGTCCCATATACCTGGGAAGCGGCCTGTGATACCATTACGGGCTATTTCTGCATTTTCAAGGAGGGTTTTTTTTCTGAAAAACTCAGGGGAAATGTCGCGGACCTGCCGATGTTCGCGATTGGGGGGAAGCCGTCTTACCTCCTTAACGACGCCCAGGACGCGTATGTGAGCCGGATTTTTGACAAGATGCTGGAAGAAATCGCCTCCGACTATCCCTATAAATATGATTTGCTGCGAAGCTATGTAACCGAGCTGGTGCATTATGCCCTGAAAATGGAACCCAGCGAGGCACTGTACCAGCACCCGAATGCGAATTCACGCATTACAGCAGTATTTACGGAACTGCTCGAACGCCAGTTTCCGATCGAATCGCCGTCGCAGCGCTTTACGCTACGGTCCGCAAACGATTTCGCGCAGCAACTGTCGGTGCATGTGAACCACCTGAACCGGGCGATCCGGGAAACGACCGGGAAAACCACCACGAGGCATATTGCAGAGCGCATTACTTCCGAAGCGAAGGCTCTTTTGCGGCACACGAACTGGAATATCTCCGAAATCAGCTATTGCCTGGGCTTTGAGGAGCCTTCGCATTTCAACAACTTTTTCAAAAAACAGACCAGTCAGACTCCCACTTCATTCCGGATTGTTTGA
- a CDS encoding oxidoreductase produces the protein MENNKVWFVTGASKGLGLALVQKLLANGFNVAATSRTVDDLKSAVGHPGEQFLPLSVNLTDEQSVQQAIAATVTAFRHVDVIVNNAGYGLAGSIEELSDAESRGNFDVNVFGTLNVIRAAMPYLRAQRSGHILNVSSIGGFNGAFPGFGIYCATKFAVSGLSESLAAEVAEFGVKVTVVEPGYFRTEFLTAGSFVTPKNQIPDYRKVRESEALHQQQINGAQPGDPAKAADAMIRVVSEQNPPLHLLLGEDAFGLAQSKIQALTAEMETWKPVSVSTGFDA, from the coding sequence ATGGAAAACAATAAAGTTTGGTTTGTTACCGGCGCCTCGAAAGGGCTCGGACTTGCACTTGTGCAAAAGTTATTGGCAAATGGTTTCAACGTGGCGGCTACTTCACGCACTGTCGACGACCTGAAAAGCGCGGTAGGACACCCGGGAGAGCAGTTCCTGCCATTATCGGTGAATCTTACGGACGAGCAAAGCGTTCAGCAGGCGATCGCTGCCACTGTCACCGCATTCAGACATGTGGATGTGATCGTTAACAATGCAGGTTACGGCCTTGCGGGGAGCATCGAAGAGTTGTCGGACGCCGAATCCCGCGGGAATTTCGACGTCAATGTTTTCGGAACACTCAACGTTATCCGCGCTGCGATGCCTTATCTGCGCGCCCAACGATCGGGCCACATTCTGAATGTGTCGTCAATTGGCGGCTTCAATGGCGCATTTCCGGGCTTCGGGATTTACTGCGCGACGAAATTCGCCGTCTCTGGTCTCTCGGAGTCGCTGGCGGCGGAAGTCGCGGAGTTTGGCGTGAAAGTCACGGTCGTTGAACCCGGCTATTTCCGCACCGAATTCCTTACCGCGGGCTCGTTTGTGACACCTAAAAACCAGATTCCCGATTACCGGAAAGTGCGCGAATCGGAAGCATTGCACCAGCAGCAGATCAATGGTGCGCAACCGGGAGATCCGGCGAAGGCGGCCGACGCGATGATCCGCGTCGTCTCCGAACAAAATCCACCTCTGCATTTGCTTCTCGGCGAAGATGCGTTCGGTCTGGCGCAATCGAAGATCCAGGCGCTGACAGCCGAAATGGAAACCTGGAAACCGGTGTCTGTTTCAACGGGTTTCGACGCCTAG
- a CDS encoding epimerase, with protein MAVEGKIRAIITGTTGMVGEGVLLQCLESPDVESVLVINRRPLGMTHAKLREIVHRDFYDLSPISGQLTGYNACYFCLGVSSVGMKEPDYKRVTYDLTMHIAELLSRQNPGMTFCYVSGAGTDSSERGRIMWARVKGKTENDLGRLPFDQSFAFRPGFLKATEGQKNLLSLYKYFGWLYPILKAVYPNGASTLKQLGQAMINVTKYGYDKRIIEVKDIVLLGDRQYV; from the coding sequence ATGGCCGTTGAAGGAAAAATAAGGGCAATAATAACGGGTACCACGGGTATGGTCGGCGAGGGCGTGCTTCTCCAATGCCTTGAAAGCCCGGACGTGGAATCGGTGCTTGTCATCAACCGCCGACCGCTCGGAATGACGCACGCAAAGCTTAGGGAGATCGTTCATCGGGATTTTTACGACCTTTCTCCGATCTCCGGGCAGTTAACGGGCTACAATGCCTGCTATTTCTGCCTCGGTGTATCGTCGGTGGGAATGAAGGAGCCTGATTACAAGAGGGTTACTTACGATCTGACCATGCACATCGCCGAGCTGCTGAGCCGCCAGAACCCGGGTATGACCTTTTGCTACGTATCGGGGGCAGGCACCGACAGCAGCGAAAGAGGGCGCATTATGTGGGCGAGGGTCAAGGGAAAAACTGAAAATGATTTAGGCAGGTTACCTTTTGATCAGTCGTTCGCGTTCCGGCCCGGCTTTCTGAAAGCTACGGAAGGGCAAAAGAATCTGCTCAGTTTGTATAAATATTTTGGCTGGCTTTACCCGATCCTAAAAGCGGTTTACCCCAACGGTGCGTCAACGCTCAAACAGCTCGGTCAGGCGATGATCAATGTCACAAAGTATGGTTACGACAAGAGGATCATCGAAGTGAAAGACATCGTTCTTCTCGGCGATCGCCAGTACGTATGA
- a CDS encoding DUF5618 family protein: protein MAEKNPILEAKRYLDNARTILREKAIKEDDRYTDRKYVKLAGHAAYTGVLLALDGLFGLKSKGRKDINWYREQVARTDKKLLTNFMSAYELLHLSMSYDGNQEVSTAQSGLKRADEIIRWVEQKTANC from the coding sequence ATGGCGGAGAAAAACCCTATTCTGGAAGCAAAGCGTTATTTGGACAACGCGCGGACTATTCTGAGAGAGAAAGCCATTAAGGAAGACGATCGCTACACCGATCGAAAGTACGTCAAATTAGCCGGTCACGCTGCATATACAGGTGTATTATTGGCTCTTGACGGTTTATTCGGTCTGAAAAGCAAGGGGAGAAAGGATATCAACTGGTATCGTGAGCAGGTTGCCAGGACGGACAAAAAGTTGCTCACCAACTTCATGAGTGCCTACGAGCTGTTGCATTTGTCTATGAGTTACGATGGCAATCAGGAAGTGTCCACCGCCCAATCCGGCCTCAAACGCGCCGATGAAATCATCCGGTGGGTCGAGCAGAAGACTGCCAATTGCTAA
- a CDS encoding CusA/CzcA family heavy metal efflux RND transporter, which produces MWWKLPPSYSPTQLRDLQDWVIKPALLQVPGIADVTTFGGPLKQYHIITSPEKLVKYGLSMQNVIDAINVNNQNTGGNVIARGGQGFAIRGLGAIKNEQDIQNIVLKSDHGVPVFVRDVATVEITPPPPSGVMGYTITADKVDVSSGVEGIILLRRYENPSEVLKVLKEKIADLESSDLPEGVHLKPLYDRSFLIDHSLETVAHTLFEGISIVVILLIFFLGSIRSALVVALTIPFSLLFAFILMRLTGIPANLLSLGAIDFGIIVDGACVMAEHLIRKYRTASPEEKQQGIVKITLLSAQEVGREIFFSVTIIILAYMPILLMTRVEGKLFSPMALTLAFAVIGSMLAALTFIPVLISFAYKKALADPDKPMKEHKNFVLDFLTKSYSKALGGFLKNYKTTVLIGFGIVTVLVLFGIKLGTEFLPTLDEGSIFLRGNFPAGITIQENASYAPKIRKIIAKYPQISFVITQTGRNDDGTDPFPANRNEILVGLKDYDLWSKTITKKELVEKIRHDLQTQLPAVAFSSGQPIIDQVMEIVTGSAADLAVSVVGDDLNMMRKKAEAIARIVKVTSGADNVNIEQEGPQEQLAININREAAARFGINVADIQNMIEAAIGGKTISTLYDGTKRYDIVIRFLPKYRNSIDAIKNVQVPSLTGALIPMSQLADIHFIEGQTNIYRYGSKRMVTVRTNIRGRDQGGFVKELQKKINAQVRVPKGYSIIYGGQYENLERAGKQLAFTIPLTIVMVFLFLFMLFKNLPHTMVTMSCILFALGGGITALLMRGYYFNVSAGVGFVSIFGISVMAGVLLVSALNRTAQANENDLEGHVLEASSEQLRALLSILVVAIIGLVPAAISSGIGSDVQRPLATVIIGGLTSTLLFAPILIPPLYLWTEKRRKPQKPREVLELE; this is translated from the coding sequence ATGTGGTGGAAGCTCCCCCCCAGTTACAGTCCCACCCAGCTCCGGGATTTGCAGGACTGGGTGATCAAGCCGGCATTGCTGCAAGTGCCCGGAATAGCGGATGTGACTACGTTCGGCGGTCCTTTGAAACAATACCACATCATTACATCACCCGAAAAGCTGGTAAAATACGGCCTTTCGATGCAGAATGTGATCGACGCCATCAATGTAAACAACCAGAACACCGGCGGCAACGTGATTGCGCGCGGTGGCCAGGGCTTCGCGATCCGGGGGCTCGGGGCGATCAAGAACGAGCAGGATATCCAGAACATCGTTTTAAAATCCGACCATGGCGTGCCCGTATTTGTACGCGATGTGGCCACGGTTGAAATTACCCCTCCGCCGCCAAGCGGCGTAATGGGTTACACGATTACAGCCGATAAAGTGGACGTCAGCAGCGGCGTGGAAGGTATTATCCTGCTTCGCCGTTACGAAAACCCGAGCGAGGTTTTAAAGGTTTTGAAAGAAAAAATCGCCGATCTCGAATCCAGCGACCTGCCCGAAGGCGTACACCTGAAACCACTTTACGACCGCAGCTTCCTCATCGACCATTCGCTTGAAACCGTGGCGCATACATTGTTCGAAGGGATCTCGATCGTGGTCATATTATTGATATTCTTCCTGGGTAGCATCCGCAGCGCATTGGTAGTGGCGCTTACGATTCCGTTCTCGCTGTTGTTTGCGTTTATATTAATGCGTTTGACCGGCATTCCGGCCAATTTGCTCTCTCTTGGCGCGATTGACTTCGGAATCATTGTGGACGGCGCCTGTGTGATGGCCGAGCATCTGATCCGTAAATACCGCACGGCGAGTCCCGAAGAAAAACAACAGGGAATTGTCAAAATCACGTTGCTGTCTGCTCAGGAAGTGGGTCGGGAGATCTTTTTCTCCGTGACTATTATCATCCTTGCCTACATGCCCATTCTGCTCATGACGCGCGTCGAAGGCAAGCTGTTCTCTCCTATGGCGCTGACGCTCGCATTTGCGGTGATCGGTTCCATGCTGGCGGCGCTCACATTCATTCCGGTGCTCATTTCATTCGCCTACAAAAAGGCATTGGCCGATCCCGACAAACCGATGAAGGAGCACAAAAATTTCGTGCTGGATTTCCTTACAAAGTCGTATTCCAAAGCGCTGGGCGGCTTTTTAAAGAACTACAAAACCACCGTCCTCATTGGATTCGGCATTGTAACTGTGCTCGTTTTATTCGGCATCAAACTGGGGACCGAGTTTCTGCCGACACTCGACGAGGGGTCGATATTTCTGCGCGGTAACTTTCCGGCGGGCATTACCATCCAGGAAAACGCCAGCTATGCGCCCAAAATCCGGAAGATTATCGCGAAATACCCTCAAATCTCCTTTGTGATCACTCAAACCGGCCGCAACGACGACGGTACCGACCCTTTCCCCGCCAACCGGAACGAAATCCTCGTCGGGTTGAAGGATTACGACCTTTGGAGCAAAACGATCACCAAGAAAGAACTGGTGGAAAAGATCCGGCATGACCTCCAGACCCAGCTTCCGGCCGTCGCATTCTCGTCCGGCCAGCCTATTATCGACCAGGTGATGGAGATCGTGACGGGCAGCGCGGCCGATCTGGCCGTATCCGTGGTGGGCGACGACCTGAATATGATGCGCAAAAAGGCCGAAGCCATTGCCAGGATCGTGAAGGTCACAAGCGGCGCCGATAATGTCAATATCGAACAGGAAGGGCCACAGGAACAACTTGCGATCAACATCAACCGGGAAGCTGCGGCCCGTTTCGGCATCAATGTAGCCGATATTCAGAACATGATCGAAGCGGCCATCGGCGGCAAAACCATTTCGACGCTGTACGACGGCACCAAGCGGTACGATATCGTGATCCGCTTCCTGCCCAAGTACCGGAATTCCATCGATGCCATCAAAAATGTCCAGGTACCTTCGCTCACCGGCGCGCTTATCCCGATGAGCCAGCTCGCCGACATTCATTTTATCGAAGGCCAGACGAATATCTATCGCTATGGCAGCAAACGGATGGTGACGGTCCGCACCAATATCCGCGGCCGCGACCAGGGTGGTTTCGTAAAGGAATTGCAGAAAAAAATCAATGCACAGGTGCGCGTGCCGAAGGGTTACAGCATTATTTACGGCGGCCAGTACGAAAACCTGGAACGTGCAGGCAAGCAGCTCGCATTCACCATTCCGCTGACTATCGTCATGGTATTCCTCTTTTTGTTCATGCTTTTCAAAAATCTGCCGCACACCATGGTAACGATGAGCTGTATACTCTTTGCGTTGGGCGGGGGCATTACGGCGTTGCTGATGCGTGGCTATTACTTCAACGTTTCGGCGGGAGTCGGTTTTGTTAGTATTTTCGGTATTTCGGTCATGGCCGGTGTGCTGCTTGTCTCCGCATTGAACCGGACCGCGCAAGCGAATGAAAATGACCTGGAAGGCCACGTTCTCGAGGCTTCTTCGGAACAACTCCGCGCATTGCTTTCGATCCTGGTGGTGGCCATCATCGGTCTGGTTCCGGCCGCTATTTCGTCGGGGATCGGTTCGGACGTGCAGCGACCGCTGGCGACGGTAATTATTGGTGGCTTAACAAGCACGTTGCTCTTCGCTCCTATACTCATCCCGCCGCTGTATTTATGGACGGAAAAGCGTCGTAAACCGCAGAAACCCAGGGAAGTGCTTGAATTGGAATAG
- a CDS encoding DUF190 domain-containing protein — protein MLQAQIFISADHWKDELPLFEYIMQFLVKQKVQGATAYRGRLGFDGKHLNRPNDLFSFDETPMVISFIDEEEKVKSALTLLRKEVKSGFIVTNHVDKWI, from the coding sequence ATGCTTCAAGCCCAGATCTTTATCAGTGCCGACCACTGGAAGGACGAACTACCGCTATTTGAATACATCATGCAATTTCTGGTGAAACAGAAAGTGCAGGGCGCGACGGCGTACCGCGGCCGCCTCGGCTTCGACGGAAAGCACCTCAACCGCCCCAACGACCTGTTCAGTTTCGACGAAACGCCCATGGTCATTTCCTTCATCGATGAGGAAGAAAAAGTTAAATCCGCATTGACATTGCTTCGCAAGGAGGTAAAAAGCGGGTTTATAGTCACCAACCATGTAGACAAGTGGATTTAA